TAATGAATATTGGTGAATTAAAATTTACCCCCAATTCATAATTTATCCCCATTCACTCAAATTTTTAATTCACTCCAAACTCTTCAAACACATACCCCTGGTAAGGCCTGGTTTTTTCTCCAACAGGAGTTTAATTGCTTTTTCAAAGTGTTCCAGGGCTTTTTCAGTTCTTTTTAGTTGTTTGAGGGCCACTCCTTTATTGTACCATGCAGGGAAATAAATTGGATGCAATTCTATAATCTTATTAAAGCAGAGGATTGCTTCCTCATTTTTACCCATATCCATCAGTATAAGGCCTTTGTAGTTTAGGATGTCCCACTCTTTAGGCTCTATTTTTAAAGCAGATTCAATGTATTCCAGTGCATCTTCCAGTTTTCCCATTTCATAGAATGCCCGCCCAATATTGTAGAGGGCAATGAAGGAGGTGGGATCTGATTCTGCAGCCTTGTTGAAATAATCAATGGCCTCAGGGTAACTTTTTAGATCAAAAAGTATTTCTCCCTTGGCATTACACAAATCAGGATAGAGATCATCAGATTTTTCAATCAAACTCAGTGCATCATCAATTAATTTCTGAGCGTTTTTATTTTGTCCTAGGAAATGGTAGGCCAGACCATTGAAATAGAGTGCATCAACATCGTGTGGTTCTTCAGAGAGAAATTTTTCATAAGAATGTATAGCCTTGTTATATTCACCCAGATAGAACAATACTGTTCCTTTATCAAAAAATAATCCTATATTTTCAGGGTTATATTCTAGAGCTTTGTTATAATCCTTCAATGCCAGGTGCAGGTCTCCAACATCAACGTACACTGCTCCCCTCAAAAGATGGGCATCAGGGTTATGTGGTTCAAATTCCAATGCTCTGGAGAAAAGGTCAATAGCTTCAAAATAGTTTTTATGGTCTAACCATGTTTCTATACCCTTCTCAATGTAATAGTGAGCACCTTCAGTGTTCATTATAATTCCCCCTGTGTATTATAATTTCTTTATTATGAAA
This window of the Methanobacterium sp. Maddingley MBC34 genome carries:
- a CDS encoding tetratricopeptide repeat protein (PFAM: Tetratricopeptide repeat); translated protein: MNTEGAHYYIEKGIETWLDHKNYFEAIDLFSRALEFEPHNPDAHLLRGAVYVDVGDLHLALKDYNKALEYNPENIGLFFDKGTVLFYLGEYNKAIHSYEKFLSEEPHDVDALYFNGLAYHFLGQNKNAQKLIDDALSLIEKSDDLYPDLCNAKGEILFDLKSYPEAIDYFNKAAESDPTSFIALYNIGRAFYEMGKLEDALEYIESALKIEPKEWDILNYKGLILMDMGKNEEAILCFNKIIELHPIYFPAWYNKGVALKQLKRTEKALEHFEKAIKLLLEKKPGLTRGMCLKSLE